In the Enterococcus rotai genome, TCGCCACCACCTCTTACAGCTATGATTGTTTCAGAAATCGATTGTTTTATTTTTCCCATAAGACAATGCCTTCTTTCGATTGAATATTGCAGGCAATCACTTTACTCAAGCGTTTTAACAACATTTGTGGTAATAAGGATAAGACTTTTTTCGCCTGCTTTAATTGGGTTGGTGTTTCCACCTGATTGATACAAAGAATCCGTTGTCCCTGACTTTTCTCCCATAAACCTGTGGGACTAGTAATGATTTCAGCTAATGTTTCTTCATGGATTTTTGCGCCTTGAGTTGCCCCTGTAGCACGCAGAAAAAGCGGCAAACGATGGATCGTTCTGTCATCAATAGCTTTTCCCACAACAGAGATGGGGACCAAACCGATCGTAACAGTTGTTTCAGGCACCACAACAGGCTCAAAGGTTTCCCAGCCTTTTAAGGGTAATTGCTTGGAACCATCCGCCTCTAAAAATACCTTGTCAAAATGCTCAAGTGATTGTTGGAAGACAGCATGAGGCAATGCACTCAATTTATGACCATCGGCAGCCAAACAACCTGCTAATGTGATTCCATGTCCATCTTTACCTAGTGTTGAAAAGTCTTCACTATAAAAATAATCATACGATCGTTCAACTGGATAACCAATTTTCGTCGTTGTGCTGACTAAAATAGTTTGATCACGATAATACTCAGCAAGATACCACATCAAGCTTGTTTTTCCACCACTGCCGATCAATGAAATGACTTGTTGGCCTTGAAAATCAAAACAGTCGCTCAAGGTTTCCATGGGACATACTTCCTTTCATTGTTGTTTCCTTCAATTATAAATATCCCTTCGATCGGTATCTTAGCATTCGTTAAATGCACTCGCCCTTGTTCAAAATCTTCTCTCGCCAATCTTAAACAAATGCCACAAAAATCACCTAAGCTTGTCGGCAGTGCCATAACTGAAACAGGTATTTTTTTATTAAGTAAGATTTTTTCACTATGAACCGCATAATGGGTATTTTGAAACGTGAAAAGATACTCCATTTTTCCACCTCGTTTTTAGAAATTGATGACTTTTTTTGCCTGCGCCATTACTTCTGTAATCCCATACATATTTGTGATTTCACCGACCGCTAACGTTTCTTTGATTTGGTAAAAATCTAAACAGGCGCCACATGTACTGATCTGTGTGCCTTTATCTACTAATAATTTTAAGTCATTCAACGTATTGGAGCCTTGATTCGTCAAAAATGCCCCACTATTAAAGAACAAGAGATGCTCTGGTGGTGTATCTAGTTCAGTCAAAGAATAAATATAACTTTTTAATAGCATTGCTCCTAAATCTGGATCACCGTCCCCCATAGTTTTACGTCCAAACGCAACGACTAATTCACTATCTGATGCTGTTTGATTTAATTGATCTTGATTTTTTGGAACGACAATTTCAACTGTGAATTCATCGTTTTTAAGTGCTTGGCTAGTTGTTTTAAGCCCCAATCCCGTAGCCATTTTCTCGATATTTTTCACAGAAACTTCATTATCCACGGTAATCTCAATAAGGCCACCATCATTTTTGATTTCCCGAATTGCTTTTTTTGCTTCAATCACTGGAATTGGACAGGGTTTGCCTAAAGCATTGATTTTTTTCATTGCTGCTCCTTCTTTCTCATACAATAATAATCGACTGATCTGATTCTTTCTGGCAAACTTCCCCGATAATCGCCGCTACTGGATCATCTTTTTGGATTGCTGCAAGACATTCCACAGCCTTATTTGCAGCGACACTGATTAGTAATCCGCCTGAGGTCTGAGGATCAAATAAAATCTCCTGAAATGCTGGCGTAGTGTTGGTCAAATCAATTTTAGTTTCCAAAAATTGACGATTTCTTTGTCCGGCCGCTGTTGCTAAAAACTCTTCTGCATAATGATAGGCGTGCGGTAAAAGTGGTAATTGTTCTGGATCAATCACAAGCGTCACATCTGCCCCCGCCATTTCAGATGCATGCACTAATAAGCCAAAACCGGTCACATCTGTACACGCATGAACAGGAAAATCACGCATCTTTTCAGCCGCATATTTATTTAGTCGTTCCATCGAAGCGATTGCTGCCTTTTCTGATGTTTTACACGCTACTCCTCCTCTAACAGCAGATTGAACTAGTCCCACCCCCAAGGCTTTGGTAAGAATCAAAATATCGCCGACTTTTGGCGTATTATTATGAATGATTTTTTTTGGGTCCACTTGTCCTGTAACGGCTAATCCATATTTAGGTTCATGATCATAAATCGAATGCCCTCCAGCCAGTGAAGCCTGTGCTTCTTTTAATTTCTCAGCACCGCCAATCAGGATTTCCGAAAGCTTTTGTTTTGCCATTTTCTCTGGAAAACAAACTAAGTTCAATGCAAACAACACTTCTCCTCCCATTGCGTAAACATCGCTCAGTGCATTTGCTGCGGCAATCCTGCCAAAAGTGCGGGGATCTTCGACCATCGGTGAAAAAAAATCCACTGTTGATATCAGTGCAAGATCTTCTGATACTTGATAAACCGCTGCATCATCAGATGCATTAAAATCGACTAGTAACTTTTCATCAGAGAATTTGGGCACGCCTCCTAAAAAACCAGCTAATTCATTTGGTCCGATCTTTGCACCACATCCACCTGACGTACATTGTGATAAAAAATCCATCGTCTTTCTCCTTCATCTCTATTCTGACAAAATTTCCTTTAAGGCTTTTAAAGTGTACTCGATTTCATCTAGGGTCGTATTCCACCCAAAACTAAAACGAACTGCTCCGGTTTTTAGCGTTCCAGCAGTTTGGTGTGCCAACGGAGAACAATGTAATCCCGATCGTGTGACAATCTGATAGCGATCAAATAATTGCTGAGAAAGTTCTCCAGAATCAACCCTTGCTGACCTGATTGAAACAACGGGTACCCTTTGATTTGCTTCTGTACATCCTAAAATTGTTACAGGTAATTTTTTTAATCCCGTCAAAAATCGCGCGGTCAAGGCGCGCTCATGATCTGCGATTTTGTTTAGTCCAAGTGCTTTTATCGATTCAAGTGAACTCCTCAAACTTAAAATTCCTAACATATTTTGTGTGCCCGGTTCAAATTTATCTGGTAAAAAATCAGGCTGCGCAAGTGATAATGAGGCACTGCCTGTACCACCACTCATCCATGGCTTGATTTTGTGCTCCATATTTTGTGCTAGAGCAAATCCCCCAATGCCAGAAAGCCCCATTAGACTCTTGTGTCCTGTAAATGCCAAAACATCGATCAACATCTCCTCTATATCAATTGCTAAAAAACCCGCAGTTTGTGCACTATCTAAAACTGTGAGGATACCGTGTGCTTTTGCAATTTCAAAGCATTCTTTCACAGGTAAAATCGTCCCTAATACGTTGGATGCGTGTGTCATCACTATGACTTTTGTTTCCGGACGAATCAGTGATTCAATTATCTCTGGATCAAGTCTGCCATCTGATTTACAAGGAATACGTGTCACTGAAATATTCTGTCGTTGCTCTAACAGGTACAACGGTCTAGTCACGGCGTTATGTTCTACTTCAGTTGTTAAGACATGATCCCCTGGTTTTAACAGACCATTTAGCACCATATTTAGTGAAGTCGTTGCATTTGCCGTAAAAATAATATGTGCTGGATCAGGTGCATGGAAAAATTCCGCCAACAATTGGCGAGCCTCAAAAACCACTTCAAGTTCATCGATATTTTGTGAACCACGATTCGTATTTATATTATTATTTTTTTCTAAGTATTGACATAATGATTGAATGGTCGCTTCAAATTTGTGATTTGAAGTGGCTGCATGATTTAGATACACAGATTGTTTCATCTTTCTATCCCTTCCTACCGTGACAAACGCTTTGATTGATTAAGGTCTGATATTCTGCTGGCGTATCGATATCGACCAAACATTCAGGCCTATCTACACGAATTTTTCGCCAAGCTTCTGGATGATTATTCCGAACAACTCGCCCACCAGAACCCCCTGTTACCTTTAGTAATTCAGAACGAAATGCTTCACCAAAAAACATAGGACTACATGGTGCTTCCCTTTGATCAATTGGAAAAACGATGCTTTCTTTAGAGTATGCTGAAAAAAGGGATTCAAGCAACGCTTGCGTTAATCGTGGTTGATCGACCGTTAAATAAAGATAGCCTTCTCCAGTAGCCGCTTTTGTTCCTAAACGAACGCTTGCACTTTGCCCTTTCTGCGCTTCTGTATTCTGAACGACCTTTAGATTAGTCGGTAGCTTTAATCCCAGCAAGTTTTCAGGTGAAATAACTAAAATCCGTTCAAAAAAAGGCATTTTTTTAGTGAGGTTTAACGTCCGCTCCAAAAAAGTCTCCCCTTGATAATCAAGAAAGAGTTTATTCGTTCCCATTCGTACAGAACATCCTGAAGCCATAATGATTGCACTTACTTTCAGCATTGGTTTACTCCTTTTGATTTCATCGATCATTAAAAACAAAAACGCACCCAATTGTCTTTATCGGATGCGTTTTTTGCGCCTTTGTGTATCGTTTTTTTACAGCACCTCACAGAATCATTCAGTTATTTCTTTTTCTTTTGATAAAAGGTATCTTCCATAGGTAATGTGGGTCTTAGTTTTCCATCAAGTGCATAGTAAGCACCGGCCAAAGCTGGTGCTGTCGGGATCGTCGCTAATTCTCCCACACCTTTGATTCCATAAGCCAAGCCATCATGAATATTGTCCGCTTGAACTAAAATTGTTTCGATTGGTGGCACTTGAGCAGCATTTAGCAAGCCTAGCGTAGCGTATTTTGCTTTGACATAACCATCTTCCATGACAAATTTCTCGGTCAAAGCGTAACCCATCCCCATTACGATCCCACCTTCGATTTGCCCTTCTGCTGCCTTAGGATTGACGACTTGCCCCATATCATATGCTGCCACAAATTTTTCGACTTTGCCTTTTTCATCTAGAATCGCAACTTCTGCTGCATAACCATAGCCAGCATGACTAACAGGACTCTTCTTATCGTTAATCAAAGGATCTGTTTTAGCTGAATATTCTCCATAAAACTCTTGTCCTTCTAAATCAGACAACGCACGCCCCATATCAAGTTCATAGCGTAGTTGCATCGCTGCTCTTCTGGTTGCTTCACCTGTAAATAAGGATTGGCGAGAGGCTGTTGTTGTACCGGAATCTGGCGTTCGCCGCGTATCTGGTGCTTCGGCAATAATCATTTCTGGCGGTAGATCCAAGGTTTCACACGCAACTTGTGTTGTCACGGTCGCCATCCCTTGCCCAATACATGCCGCACTAGTTCTAACATGAACCTTACCGTCTTCAACTGAAACAATGCAACGACCAACATCTGATAATCCAACACCGATCCCGCTATTTTTAAAGAAACAAGAAATCCCAGCAATTTCAGCATTTTCATAGGCATCCTTAACAGCCAATAACGTTTCTTTCAATGCGGCATTTTTTGAAACCAATTGACCATTTGGTAAAGAATCTCCAGGTTCTACTGCATTTTTATAGCGAATAGCCCATTGAGAAATACCGACTTTTTCGGCTAAAAGATTAAGATTATTTTCAATTGCAAAAGCTGTTTGGCAAACCCCAAACCCTCTGAAGGCACCAGCTGGTGGATTGTTTGTATACACTGCATACCCTTCGACATCGATGTCTTGGTATTTATAAGGACCTGCCGCATGTGTGCATGCTCGTTGAAGAACAGGACCACCTAAAGAAGCATAGGCTCCCGTATCTGCATATATGACAGCTTTCATAGCCGTTAGATTTCCTTGTGCATCACAACCTGTCGTGAAGTCCATCTCCATGCCATGACGTTTTGGATGGATCATTAAGCTTTCTTGTCGGCTAAGTAAAACTTTGACTGGTTTTTGTAAACACCAAGCCGCAAGAGCAGCATGATGCTGCACACTCATATCTTCTTTTCCGCCAAAACCGCCGCCGACTAATTTCGCTTGGACATGAATATTCTCCTTTTTCACCCCTAACATACGAGCAACTTCTCGTTGTTCATCATAGATACTTTGACCTGCACTATACAGTAAAATACCGTCCTCACCTTCAGGCATTGCAATGGCACATTCAGGTTCCATAAATGCATGCTCATTGATCGGAACTGAATAATGTTGGGTTACAACATATCCAGATGCCGCCAACTGCTCATCCGCATTACCTCGAATAAGATGTTCATGAGATAAAATATTGCCTTTTTCATGAATCAACGGTGCATCTTCTACTAATGCGGCCTCACATGAAGTTATTGGTGTCAGTTCTTCATAGGTAACTTCTACTAATTCTTTGATTTCTTCCAAAGCTTCTCTTGTTGTAGAAACAACCAAGGCCACTGCATCCCCAACATAACGCGTAGTATCCCCAACTGATATCATAACGTCCCAATCAGAAATAAATTCTAAATGACCGATTTTATTGTTTCCAGGAACATCTTTTGCTGTCAGCACTGATACACATTCTGGATGTTCAACGGCTTTACTCGTGTCGATTTTCAACACTTTCGCTCTTGGATAGGCACTGCGGACAGCCGATGCATGAAGCATTCCTTCAATTGTGATGTCATCTACATATTGTCCTGTTCCTAAGGTTTTTTCAACAGCATCTACTCGTTTGAAGTCTTCTCCTAACTTTCCATTTGACGGCTCTTCTGGAATGCTCAATTTTTCACGAAACATTTTAGCTGCTAGTTGAATTGCTTCAACAATTTTGACATACCCTGTACAACGGCAGATGTTCCCACGAATCGCTTTGCGAACGTCTTCATCACTAGGTTCTGTTTTTTTGTTCAATAATCCGTGAGCTGAAATAACAATACCAGGAATACAATAACCGCATTGAACAGCGCCAGTCTTAGCAAAAGCATAGGCATAAACATCTTTTTGATGTTGGTCCAATCCTTCGATCGTGACAATTTCTTTTCCATCTACCTTTTCTAAGCTAAATAAACACGCTTTGGAAACCCTTCCATTTACTAATACTGAACAAGCACCACAAGAACCTTGATTACAACCATCTTTTGTCCCAGTCAACCTTAAATCTTCACGAAGAAAGTCCATTAACTTTTTATTCGTGTCACAGGTCTCTGTCTTACCATTTACAACGAATGAATACATTTTTTCTTTACACCTCAATTTCTGTTATAATTATAGCTTTTTATCACTATGATTATACCATAAAACTTTAGTCTAAAAATTATTATTTAGCAAAAAAAATATTTTTTATTCACTTTTGTTGAATACCGATCAATGCAGCCCCAATCGAGCCTGCATATTGAGATAGTTCTTGATCATAGTATACTTCTTTTTGAGTATATTCAGCAACTAAATCTACAACTTTCTTACTATGAGACAAACCGCCAGAAAAAAAAATCGGACCTTGATCAGGATTGATCTGTCGATGTTGATTACTAATACGAGCTGCGATCGAATGCAAGACTCCTAAAGCGATATTTTCTCTTTTTTCGCCTTTTCCAATCAAGCTAATGACTTCTGATTCTGCGAATACGGTGCACATACTATTGATTTTTACTGGTTCAGCTAAGGCCACAAAGGGATCAATCAGATCGATGCTTTCCCCTAATGTCCGCATCAGTACTTCAACAAAGCGTCCTGTTCCAGCGGCACATTTATCATTCATGTTAAAATCTAAGACATGCCCGTCAGTGTTCATTCTGATCACCTTACTATCTTGCCCACCGATATCGATCACATTTTGAATTCCAGGACTTAGATAGGATGCCCCTTTAGCATGACAAGTGATTTCCGTAACTGCTTTATCAGCTTTTAACAGTTTGCGACCATAGCCTGTTGTAATCAATTTACAGGGTTCATTTCCACTTAGTTTTGTCACAACTTCTGCAGCTGCTCGTTTAGGGTCACCTGAAGTTAGTACCAAGTATTTTTTCACCAGATTGTTTTGTTCAAAAAGAACGCCTTTCGTTGTCGTCGATCCACTATCAAGACCAATTACTTTCATGATGAGCGTGCCTCTAACATTTCGATAAAAGCTGTCACTCGCGTATTGATTTGCTCGATATCTGCTGTAGAATAGTCTGTTTCTAAATATAAATACGGTACATTTTTTTCAGATTGGCAAAAACGCCGAACCTTCAATGCTTCGATCGAATATGGATGGCAGGATTGTAGCACCATATCTAAAACCCCATCCACTTGATAGTCATCGATCATTTGGCTTAATAAATCAAAGCGACTGGTATTATTAGACATACAGGCACACCCAATATCGATATATTTCTCTGCTAGGGCTTCATAAACGTCTTCATTCTCTTCATCGACTAGCCGTTCAACAGCCTTAGCTACTGTACAATTTTCAAATCCTACGATGGTTCCACCATTTTCTTCGACTGCACGAATCACTTTTTCCGTTACACCCCCCATTGGTGAACCAGTGATTAAAATTCTAGGTTTTCCATTTGGCTGATGGTTTTCGGGATATTGTGCGATGATTTTTGCAGTTGTATCCTCTAATTTTTGGATCAGACTTTCCTTTTCAAAAGTATAATTTGCGCCATACATCACTTTAAAAATTTCTGAGCCTTCAATTGCAGGCGGATTTAGTTTCCCCAGTCCATAAAACTTTTTTCTAGCTGCTCGTTCTCTATTTTTTAGACGAACCGCTTCTTGAATGCGTTCTTCTGTGATCTCCACATCAAGAAATGACTCTAATTTTTCTTTAAAGCGAATGATTTCATCTTTCCATAAGCCAAACGCTGCCTCTGAATTTCGTGCGTTTGGTAAATTCATTAAATACAGTGGTTTGAATTCTTCCATGTATTCATACATTTTTTTCTTTCCATCACAAGTTGTTTCCCCTACAACTAAATCGGAAAAATAGAAAAATGGGCATTTATCCGTTTTCCCAAAACCATAACTGGATTTGATCAACGGACAAAGATTTCTAGGTAGATCCTCTTCTGCAGCTGAAATCGTTTCATCTGATGTCGAACAGAGGCTGATTTGGACAGCATCAGCTGCTAAGACGATTTCTTCTGGCATGAAAGTACAATACACACCAACAACCGGTACTCCTTGTTCTTTTAGTTCTTTTACTTGAATAAAACCTTGACGTCTAGCATCATCGAACTCCGCAACTATTTCTGGTAATTCTGTTTTGATTTGCATAAAATCCCTCCCAGTACTTTGTCTCTTTATTGTGCATTTGTCAGAATCATTTTGACTTGTTCTGCTGTCGGTTCAACATGGTAGAATAGCTTGTAAAACTCGTTAACGGTCTCTTCCATATTTAGTTTGTATTGTTCAGGGTAAACTAACGCCCCCAACCACTGAATGCCAATGATCCGATTGACAGACGGCGGTGAACTAATGAAGTTATAGGGTGCAGTTGGTACTTGATAAACCTTGCCTGCTTTGACCGCTGTTAATTCTTGCCAAGACTCATCCGTTTTGATTTGATCATAGACAGCTTTTGTCTCAGCTAAAATATAATCTGGTTGCCATTGAATTAGCTGTTCCATCGAAATAACGGTTCCGCCACCTTTTGACACAACATCAACACCTGTTGCCGCATTTTTTGCGCCAATCTCATCAATTACTTGAGCATGAAATGACCCTTCAGCATTTGTGTTTAGTCCAGCATTTCCGGCTGCATAATAGATACTTTTTTGCTCTGATTCTTTTAGTGAAGAACGAACACTATCAGCTTTTTCTATAACCTGTTGACAATAGGAAGCAAGTTTTTCTGTTGTTTGTGTGTTTCCTAATAATTCACCTAATTTCTGGTAGGTTTCTGGCATATTTTTTAAATTTGCTTCAATGAAAAGCGTGGGAATATTGATTTGCTCTTGCAATTTATCCATATCTTCTTTGACTGTTTTTTTTGCCTCACCGATATCGATAATGACATCTGGTTCAGCAGCACTCAAAGCTTCCATATTTAAGCTAGCATTTTTTCCGTAAAATTGTCCAAATTCTGGTAATTTCTGATATTTTTTATCAATAAATTCTTTCGCTTCTGACGAAAAAGGGCTGGCTAAACCAACAAGTAAATCAGGGGAGCTAGTATACAATACAATTTGAGCCAGTGGTCCAGAAGGGGCTATTTTATTGATCTGTGTTGGGATGATTACCTCACGCCCAGCAGAATCAACAAAAGTGCGTGTCCCATCTGACTGTTTGTTTTCGGAACGAATAGCTGTTTGCGTTTTTTCAGTTTCATTGGCTTTTTTTTCGTTAGTAGTGCAACCAATCGTTGTAACTAGTGCTAATCCTAATACTAAAAGCAAATTTATCTTTCTTTTCATTAAAATTCTATCCTTTCTATTTCAATCGATTTATTTTTTTGTTGGCAAACAGATTCTTTTTTCAGTTGAAGCTATTGTATGTACAGTGATCGGTACACGATAAATGGCCTCTAACTGTTGGCTCGTTAAAATCGTTTTGGGTATTCCTTGTAATAGTTGACCCTCTTGTAAAACTAAGACATAGTCAGCATATTGAAGTGCGTGATTGGGATCATGGGTCGATTGAATAATCAAATAACCTTGCGTTGCTAGTGTTTGAATCATTTCTAAGACCATTATCTGATTGCCGTAATCAAGATTAGCACAAGGCTCATCCATAATAATGATTTTACTCTGCTGAGCCACTGAACGAGCAATGATCACAAGTTGTTGCTCTCCTCCACTTATTTCTGAAAAAATACGATTCTTTAAATGCGTGATATTGAGTGCGACTAAGGCCGCTTCTGCCAACTCATTTTCAGCTGTTCCAGGTTGCTGATAATTTTTTAATCTAGCAGTTGTGCCCATTAAGACCATTTCAAATACAGTAAAATGAAAAATACCTCGTTGTTTTTGCGGAATATATGAAATCAACTGAGAAAGCTCGTTTCTTGAGCACTGTTGAATCGAACGATCATTGATTTTAACACTTCCCAAACTTGGCTCCAACACTCTTAGCAAACATTTAAATAACGTACTTTTCCCCACACCATTTTTTCCTAATAAACAAACTGATTGTCCATAATCTAAAGTAAATGAAATGTCGTTCAATATTTTTTGCTGTTTATAGGCAAATGCTAAATCAATAACTTCAAGCATTGAAATTCCTCCTCACTGTCTAACTGAACGATTATTTTTAGCAATCAATAAAAGAAAAATCGGTGCACCGATAAATGAAGTTAAAATTCCGATCGGTATCTCACTAGTTGTAATCAAGCGTGAAAAATCATCTACAAATAACAGAAAAGTACCGCCTAATATAGCAGTCATCGGAATACTATAGCGATAATCATTGCCAACTAACATCCTTGAAAAATGCGGTACAACCAACCCTACCCAACCAATCAGTCCGCTAACCGATACTGCACTTGCTGTAATCAAGGTCGCAGCCAGAATCAAAATCACGCGTAAAACACGACTGTTTACTCCTAAACTCAACGCTTCTTCTTCTCCCAGAGAAATCACATTTAAGCGCCAGCGTAATAAAAAAATGGGCATCATTCCTACTAAAATCAAAGGGGCAGCAAATACAACATTTTGCTTATTGATCGAAGATAAGCTGCCCATTAACCAATAGGTTATTGCCGGTAAAGTATTTGTCGGATCCCCTACCAATTTCAAAAAGGAAACAGCTGAAGAAAAAAGTGAGCCAATCATCATACCAATCAAAACCATGTTTAAAACCGAATCAGTGCGCAAAAAACGACTCATTAAAAGAACCGCACCTACAGCTAATAATCCAAAAATGAAAGACAACGAAATCACCTGTTCATAGGTCAATGAAAAAAACAATCCTATAGCCGCACCAAAAGCAGCACCTTGTGAAGCACCTAAAATATCTTGTGAGACCATTGGATTTTGAAACAAAGCTTGATAAGTTGCCCCAGCTACAGAAATACCGCCACCGATCACCACTGCCATAATAATTCTAGGAAAACGAATCTTAAACAAAATCGTCTCAACTTGACTGCTCCAAGTTTGCTCTAAAGGGATTATTTTATTCAAAACAACCTTAAAAAAATCGTCCATCGCAATCGGAAACTTCCCTAAAAAAAAGGAAATTATAAAGACCAGTAGAAAAAGCAAGAAGGAAGCTAAAAGAATGATTTTTTTCTGTTTCGTTGTCGACTGTTTGTTTTCCACTAAATTCACCCCTATTGTTGACCGCTATCCCTTTGGTCTTTCCGCCCTTTTTTCAATCAACTCACCGGCAACACTAATTGCCAGTTCAGCGGGTGTCTCTGATTTTATTTTTAGGCCGATCGGCATATTGATTCGTTCAATGTCTTCCATTGAAAAGCCGCTTTCTTTTAATTTTTTGACTTGGACCGCGATCTTTTGCT is a window encoding:
- a CDS encoding FecCD family ABC transporter permease gives rise to the protein MENKQSTTKQKKIILLASFLLFLLVFIISFFLGKFPIAMDDFFKVVLNKIIPLEQTWSSQVETILFKIRFPRIIMAVVIGGGISVAGATYQALFQNPMVSQDILGASQGAAFGAAIGLFFSLTYEQVISLSFIFGLLAVGAVLLMSRFLRTDSVLNMVLIGMMIGSLFSSAVSFLKLVGDPTNTLPAITYWLMGSLSSINKQNVVFAAPLILVGMMPIFLLRWRLNVISLGEEEALSLGVNSRVLRVILILAATLITASAVSVSGLIGWVGLVVPHFSRMLVGNDYRYSIPMTAILGGTFLLFVDDFSRLITTSEIPIGILTSFIGAPIFLLLIAKNNRSVRQ
- a CDS encoding ABC transporter ATP-binding protein, translated to MLEVIDLAFAYKQQKILNDISFTLDYGQSVCLLGKNGVGKSTLFKCLLRVLEPSLGSVKINDRSIQQCSRNELSQLISYIPQKQRGIFHFTVFEMVLMGTTARLKNYQQPGTAENELAEAALVALNITHLKNRIFSEISGGEQQLVIIARSVAQQSKIIIMDEPCANLDYGNQIMVLEMIQTLATQGYLIIQSTHDPNHALQYADYVLVLQEGQLLQGIPKTILTSQQLEAIYRVPITVHTIASTEKRICLPTKK
- a CDS encoding ABC transporter substrate-binding protein, whose product is MKRKINLLLVLGLALVTTIGCTTNEKKANETEKTQTAIRSENKQSDGTRTFVDSAGREVIIPTQINKIAPSGPLAQIVLYTSSPDLLVGLASPFSSEAKEFIDKKYQKLPEFGQFYGKNASLNMEALSAAEPDVIIDIGEAKKTVKEDMDKLQEQINIPTLFIEANLKNMPETYQKLGELLGNTQTTEKLASYCQQVIEKADSVRSSLKESEQKSIYYAAGNAGLNTNAEGSFHAQVIDEIGAKNAATGVDVVSKGGGTVISMEQLIQWQPDYILAETKAVYDQIKTDESWQELTAVKAGKVYQVPTAPYNFISSPPSVNRIIGIQWLGALVYPEQYKLNMEETVNEFYKLFYHVEPTAEQVKMILTNAQ